The sequence below is a genomic window from Cryobacterium arcticum.
GGAGGCGTGCGTGCGCAGGTCCTGGCCGAGGGCGGCGATGTCCCACGCCCAGAGCAGGTGGCTGTCGACCAGGCCGTAGAGCCGGGTCGCAGCCGCGTACGGCTTGGCGCCGCTGGTCTGCACGATCGCGTCGGTGGCGAGGTCGATCCGGGGGCCCTTGACCTGGCCGAGGTAGAGCTCCAGGGTTCCGCCGGGATGCACGAGGCTCACCTCGATGTCGAAGCCGCCGTCGGTGTTCCGCAGGGTCTCCACCGCCTCGGCGGTCTGGAACGGGGCGGGGCCGACGCCGGGGAGCAGGCCAGGGCCCGCATCGCCGGCTTGCTGCGGACGGCTGAGCCGCCAGTACCCGGTCTCGGTCACCAGTGGGATCGGGGTCGCGGCTTCTACGGGCTCACCGGTGGCGCCGTCTGAGTCGGGCGCTGACGCATCCGTCGCCGGGGTCTCGGGCTCGAGCCAGGTGTAAGAGCTGTAGTTGAGGTGCGGCAGGCCGTCATGGCTGAAGCTGATGCGCTGCCCGAACTCGCGGGTGACGGTTTCGCCGTCGACCGTGTAGTCGAGGATTCCCGATCCTTCCCAAACCCCGATCAACCACGACAGGGGGACGAGCTCGGACGGCAAGCCGACCGGAAGTTCGTACACGTTACCGCTGGCCGCGGAACAGCTTGAACAGCACGACGCCGGAGACCCAGGCGATCGACAGGCTGGCCAGCGCGAGGAGGCCCAGGAACAGGATTTCGAGTGCGAGCGTTGACATGCCCCAACTCTAGCCTCTGACGGGCGCGGCAGGCCCGAATCGGGCGGAGAGTCTGTGGTGCGGTGGCTTCGCGGCCTCACGGGATCTCGACAGGCTCGATCAACGCGTTGGGACGACCCGTGCGTGAGCCGACCTACGGGTCGTTCCCGCCTCGGCGGTCGAGCTTGTCGAGACCTGGTGACGGGCAGTGATGGGGGCCGGACCTCGACAGGCTCGATCAGCGCATGGTTGCGGGATCTCGACAGGCTCGATCAACGCATGGGGGAGGGATCTGGACAGGCTCGATCAACGCGTTGGGACGACCCGTGCGTGAGCCGACCTACGGGTCGTTCCCGCCTCGGCGGTCGAGCTTGTCGAGACCTGGTGACGGGCAGTGATGGGGGCCGGATCTCGACAGGCTCGATCAACGCATGGGGGCGGGATCTCGACAGGCTCGATCAACGCATGGTTGCGGGATCTCGACAGGCTCGATCAACGCGTTGGGACGACCCGTGCGTGAGCCGACCTACGGGTCGTTCCCGCCTCGGCGGTCGAGCTTGTCGAGACCTGGTGACGGGCAGTGATGGGGGCCGGATCTCGACAGGCTCGATCAGCGTGGGGTTGCCGGATCTCGACAGGCTCGATCAACGCATGGGGGCGAGATCTCGACAGGCTCGATCAGCGTGTGGTTGCGGGATCTCGACAGGCTCGATCAACGCGACAGGCTCGATCAACGCGACAAGCTCGATCGACGTCTGTGGGGGCGGCTCAGACCAGACCGTAGAAGGCGAACACGCCGGTGGCTGTGGCCAGGACTGTGACGGCGCCGACCAGGCTGAGGGTGACCCGGTGCACGTAGCCCTCTTTCTGTCCCGTGGACAGCTGAGCGGCCAGCGTGAGGATGGTGCAGCCGGCCAGCGACAGGCTGACCCAGACCAGCCGGTTTTCCGGGGCGACGAGCGCGCCGGTCAGGACCGCGCAGACCACGGCGACCAGCCAAATCATCACTACACTCAAACGCTTCCAGCTCACTGTCCCATTCTGCACGCCCAAGTGTCTTTCCGTGGCACGCTAGGATGGGCCGCACGATACTTGGAGGACCTGCGTGGCGCAGCTGTTGATCCTAACCTCGGCTATGAACGACGAAGTTCTTCCAGCCCTGGCGTTGCTGTCGCACAGCACACGACTCATTCCGGCACAGCCGGATCAGCTCATCACCGCGCCCGATTCCGACCTGATCCTGGTCGACGCCCGGTCCAATCTGATGGCCGCCAAGTCGCTCTGCCAGATCCTGCGCACCACCGGAAGCAGCGTGCCGTTGCTCCTCGTCATCACCGAGGGCGGCCTCACCGCCGTCAGCCCCGACTGGGGCGTGGACGACGTCGTGCTCGACACGGCCGGACCCGCCGAGGTGGATGCGCGCATCCGCCTGGCCGCCGGGCGCACGCCGCACAACGAGCCCTCCCCCACCATCCGCGCCGCCGGCGTCGTCATCGACGAGGCCAGCTACTCGGCCAAGGTGCACGGCAAGCCGCTCGACCTCACCTACAAGGAGTTCGAGCTGCTGCGCTTCCTCGCCGCGCACCCCTCCCGGGTGTTCACCCGCGAGCAGCTGCTCAGCGAGGTCTGGGGTTACGACTACTTCGGCGGCACCCGCACCGTCGACGTGCACGTGCGGCGCCTGCGCGCCAAGCTCGGCGACCAGGAATCCCTGATCGGCACCGTGCGCAACGTCGGCTACCGGTTCAACGTCTACGAGGAGGACGGCGAACGTGTCGCTCACTCTGTCGGCTCCTGACCTCTCCGACACGGCCTTCGCGGCCCGGTTCCACGATGTCGCCGACGCGAGCGCGCACACGGATGGCTATCGCCCGTTCAACGAACAGGCCATGCTCGACGCCCGCTCCGGCCGGCGCTCGCCGCAGCTGCTGATCGAGGGCGAGGACGCCGTCGGCGCCGCGATCTTCGGCCGCGGCGAGATCGACCTGGTCGTGCACCCGCGATACCGCCGCCGGGGCCACGCCACGGCCGCGCTGCGCCGCCTGTTCGAGGACGAGGGCGGCATGTCCGGCGACCTCACCGCCTGGGCGCACGGCGACCACCCCGCGGCCCGCCGCCTCGCCGACAGGTTCGGCTTCAGCGCCGAGCGCACCCTGCTGCAACTGGAACGCCCGCTCACGGACGCGGACGCCGAGACGACGCCGGAGCTGCCGAGCGGCCTGATCATCGACACCTTCCGCCCGGCACCGGCCGGCGACGCCGCGGAGTGGGTGCGGCTGAACGCCCTCGTCTTCGCCACGCATCCGGAGCAGGGCGCCATCACCGAGGCCGACCTCGCCGATCGGATGGACGAGCCCTGGTTCGACGCCGGCGACCTGCTCCTGGCCCGCGACACCCAGGCCGGCGAGCCCGGCCGGATCGTCGGATACAACTGGCTCAAGATAGAGCCCGGCGCCACGCTCGGTGAGATCTACGTGCTCGGTGTGCACCCGGATGCCGCGGGAGCCGGCCTCGGCCGCGCCCTCATGCTCGCGGGCCTGCGGCGCCTCCGCGAGCGCGGTTGCACGGCCGTCGAGCTTTACGTCGAGGCCGAAAGCGCCGGCCCGGTGCGGCTGTATCGCAGCCTCGGTTTCGCCGACCGCACCGTGGATGTGCAGTACCGCAGGGCGCCGCGTTAAGACTCCGTTCACCGTGGGCGTCGCGCCCGCTCGGCGCCGGGTGTCAAGATGGACAGATGGACGGCGACAACATCCCAGGCACCTCGGGGCTCGAGAGTGAACTTGACGACGATTTTGACCCTCAGATCGGCAAAAACGATCCGGCGCTTCCGAGCGAGCGGTACCTCGACCGCGAGCTGAGCTGGCTGGCGTTCAACCAGCGGGTGCTCGAGTTGGCCGAAGACCCGGCACTTCCGGTGCTCGAACGCGCGAACTTCCTGGCCATCTTCGCCAGCAACCTCGACGAATTCTTCATGGTGCGCGTCGCCGGCCTCAAGCGCCGCATCCTGACTGGCCTGGCCGTGCCCACCAACGTCGGCCGTGCCCCGCAGGATGTGCTCTCCGACATCTCGAAGGCCGCCCACGTGCTGCAGAACCGGCACGCCCACGCGTTCCAGGAGCTCGTGCGCCCGGCCCTGGCCGAGCACGGCGTGGACATCGTCACCTGGGACAGCCTGAACGACGAGGACCGCCGGTCGCTGCGGGGCTACTTCTCCAACCAGATCTTCCCGGTACTGATGCCGCTGGCCGTCGACCCGGCGCATCCGTTCCCCTACATCTCCGGACTCTCGCTCAACCTGGCCGTGCGGCTGCACAGCTCCAAGACCGGCAAGCAGGAGTTCGCCCGGCTCAAGGTGCCCTCGATGCTGCCCCGCTTCGTGCGGGTGGACCGCACCGAATCGGTCGACAAGGTGCGGTTCATCACCCTCGAAGACCTCATCGCCAACCACCTCGAAGACCTGTTCCCCGGCATGGACATCCTCGAACACCACGTCTTCCGGGTCACCCGCAACGAAGACGTCGTGATCGAGGAAGACGACACCGAGAACCTCATCAAGGCCCTCGAGAAGGAGCTGCTGCGCCGCCGGTTCGGCCCGCCCATCCGCCTCGAGGTCACCGAGGACATGGACGAGGTGACCCTGGGACTGCTCGTGCGCGAGCTCGACGTGACCGAGCAGGAGGTGTACCGACTGCCCGCACCGCTGGACCTCGGCGGCCTGTTCGACCTGCGCATCGATCGCCCGGACCTGCACTACACGAAGCACGTGCCCACCACGGCCGCGCAGTTGCTCACCGGCGAACCCAACGAGACCCCGGACATCTTCCGCGCCATCAGCCGCGGCGACGTGCTGCTGCACCACCCGTACGAGTCGTTCGCGACGAGCGTGCAGGCGTTCCTCGAGCAGGCCGCCGCCGACCCCAATGTGCTGGCCATCAAGCAGACCCTGTACCGCACCTCGGGCGACAGCCCCATCGTGGAGGCGCTGATCGCCGCCGCGGAGTCGGGCAAGCAGGTGCTCGCGCTGGTGGAGATCAAGGCCCGCTTCGACGAACAGGCCAACATCTCCTGGGCGCGCAAGCTCGAGAAGGCCGGTGTGCACGTGGTCTACGGGCTCGTCGGGCTCAAGACGCACTGCAAGCTCGCGCTCGTGGTGCGTTACGAGAAGGGCGTGCTGCGGCACTACAGCCACATCGGCACGGGCAACTACAACCCCAAGACCAGCCGCATCTACGAAGACATGGGGCTGCTGACCGCGGATGACCAGGTCGGCAAGGACCTCACGCGGCTGTTCAACGAGCTCTCCGGCTACGCCATCGAGAAGAAGTTCAAGCGCCTGCTGGTGGCCCCGCTGCACCTGCGCAAGGCCCTGCTCAAGCGCATCGCCGACGAGACCGCGAACGCGGCGGCCGGCAAGCCGTCGGGCATCCGGATCAAGGTGAACTCGATGGTCGACGAGGACATCATCGACGCGCTCTACCGGGCCAGCCAGGCCGGGGTGCCGATCGACGTGTGGGTGCGCGGCATCTGCAGCCTCAAGCCGGGCGTGCCCGGCATGAGCGAGAACATCCGGGTGCGCTCGATCCTGGGCCGCTACCTCGAGCACTCGCGGATCTTCTGCTTCCACACGCTGGGCGAGCCGCAGGTGTTCATCGGCAGCGCCGACATGATGCACCGCAACCTCGACCGCCGGGTGGAGGCGCTCGTGCGCCTGGTCGACCCGCGGCACCTCACCGAGGTGGACGCCCTGTTCACCCGCGCCATGGACGAGCGCACCTCGTCGTGGTGGCTCGACGAGAACGGCGAGTGGACCCGGCACCACCAGGACGCCGAGGGCAAACCCCTCGACGACATGCAGAACCGGCTGATGCAGCAGATCGGGCAGCGGAAGCGCCCGGTGAGCCGCCGATGAGCGACGCCGCCACGGCCGTGTACGCGGCCGGCGCAGTTTGCTGGCGCCTGATCGACGGCAAGATGCACGTTCTGCTGATCCACCGCACCGTACACGGCGACATCACCATCCCCAAGGGCAAGGTCGACCCCGGCGAGACACTGCCGGTCACGGCCGTGCGGGAGATCGAGGAGGAGACCGGCCTGGCCATCGCGCTCGGCGTGCCGCTGGGCGTGTCCGAGTACCCGATGCCCAACGGCAAGGACAAGATCGTGCACTACTGGGCCGCCGAGGTGCTGCCGGAGCACATCCTCAAGTCCACCTTCGTGCCCAACGGCGAGGTGGCCGCCCTGGAGTGGGTGACCATCAAGAAGGCCAGGACCTACCTCAGCTACGCCCAGGACGTGGAGATCATCGACGCGTTCGCCCGCCTCGTGGCGCAGGGCATCACGAGCACCTTCGCGATCATCGCGCTCCGCCACGCCAAGGCCACCCCGCCGCACGACTGGCCGGGACCCGACGCCACCCGCCCGCTCAGCGCACGCGGTGTGACGCAGGCCGCAGCCGTGGCCGGCACCGTGAGCGCCTGGCATCCGCAGCGCATCTTCACGAGCACCGCCACCCGCTGCGTCACCACCGTCGCCCCGCTGTCGGCGGCCACCGGTGTGCCGTTCAAGCGCACCGACCTGATCAGCCAGGACGCCTGGGAAGACGGCACCTCGGATGTGCGCCACAGCGTGGGCAAACGCATCCGCGCCCGCAAGACCGCCGTGCTCTGCAGCCACGGACCGGTGTTGCCCGACATCCTGCGGGAGATCGCCCTGGCGACCGGTTCGCCGGTGACCCAGCAGGTCTCCAACGCCGCAGCGCTCGCGCCCAGCGGGTTCTCCGTCGTGCACCTCTCCAGTGACAACCCGAGCGCGGGCATCCTCGCGATCGAGACCCACCCGCCGCGCCTATAGACCGCCGCGACCAGAGCGCCCACAGCCCCGGAACGGGCTGCGGGCGCTCTGTCGTCGAGCCCGAAGCGACGGATGCCGTTTACCTCCCGTTCACCCGGGAGGGGGAGTGTCGTTAACCACAGCGAATAGCGTCTGACGAGGGCCAGCACCGGCCCATGTTCGCGGGATTCTCCTGCGATCGCATTCCCTGTATTCGACCTGAAAAGGATCCTTGTGAATCTCATGCGTATTGGCCGCCCCGCGGTCATTGCCATCGCCGCAGCCCTCGTTCTCTCCTCCTGCGCGTCGAACGAAACACCCGCCAGCACGGGTTCCGACGCCCCGACCGAGAGCACCCTGTCCGGCACGATCAACGCCGCAGGCGCCTCGTCGCAGGGCTCGGCCCAGGAGGCCTGGATCTCCGCCTTCCAGACGGCCAACCCGGACGTCACCATCAACTACGACCCGTCGGGCTCCGGCGCCGGTCGCGAGACCTTCATCGCCGGCGGCAGCGACTTCGCCGGTTCGGACTCCTACCTCAACGACGACGAGCTCGCCGGCACCTTCGCCGCCTGCGCGCCGGACACCACGGCCGTCGACCTCCCCGTCTACATCTCCCCCATCGCCGTGATCTTCAACGTCGAGGGCGTCACCGACCTCAACCTCGACGCTGCCACCCTCGCCAAGATCTTCAAGGGCGACATCACCACCTGGAACGACCCGGCCATCGTCGCGCTGAACGCCGACGCCAAGCTTCCGGCCACCGCGATCACCGCCGTGCACCGCTCGGACGACTCGGGCACCACCAAGAACTTCTCCGACTACCTCAACCAGAACGCCGCTGACGTCTGGACCGAGAAGCCGGCCGACCCGTTCCCGTACCAGTCCGGTGAGGGCGCCCAGGGCACCTCCGGTGTCGTCGACGCCGTCACCAACGGCACCGGCACCATCGGCTACGCCGACGCCTCGCGCGCCGGTGACCTCGGAGTCGCCAAGATCAAGGTCGGCGAGGAATTCGTCGGTTACACCGCCGAGGCCGCAGCCGCCGTCGTCAACGACTCCCCGCTCGTCGACGGCCGTGCCGACAACGACCTGGCCATCAAGCTGAACCGCACCACCACCGACGCGACGCACTACCCGCTCGTTCTGGTCAGCTACGCCGTGGTCTGCACCGAGTACGCGGACGCCGCACAGGGCGCCCTCGTCAAGGAGTACGTCGGCTACATGGCCAGCGAGGCCGGCCAGGAAGTCGCCGCGTCTTCCGCCGGCGCCGCACCGCTCTCCAGCGACCTGCAGTCCAAGGTCGCCGCGGTTCTCGACACCCTCAAGTAAACATCCGCTGAGCCCACACCTCAGCACCCTGCCCGGCCGGGCTTCCGCGTTGCACGCGGTCGCCCGGTCGGGCACACTGAGGCGTGGGGTCAGGCTTCAGATCCACCCGTACCGGTAAGACCCAGCCCCTCAGGGAGACGCTCGGAATGACGACCGCAGTTGACCGTATTGCGATCAAGGCCAAGGAACGACCGGGCGACCGTATCTTCTCCACGGCCACCGTGGTGGCCGGCAGCCTTATCTTGGCGGTGCTCGCCGCCGTCGCCGCCTTCCTCCTGATCCAGAGCATCCCCGCCTTCGTGGCGCCGGCGGATGCCTTCAAGGGGGAATTCACCAACTTCTGGTCCTACGTGCTGCCGCTGGCCTTCGGCACCGTCTGGTCCGCGTTCCTGGCGCTGCTGATGGCAGTACCAGTGGCCATCGCCGTGGCCCTCTTCATCTCGCACTTCGCGCCGCGCAAACTCGCGCAGGGTCTGGGCTACCTCATCGACCTGCTCGCCGCGGTTCCCTCGGTGGTCTTCGGTCTCTGGGGCATCGGCGTGCTGGCCCCGCTCGTGCAGCCGTTCTACGCCAACCTGGTCGACTGGTTCGGCTGGTTCCCGCTCTTCGCCGGTCCGGTCTCCGGAACCGGTCGCACCATCTTCACCGTTGCCATCGTGCTGGCCGTGATGGTGCTGCCGATCATCACCGCCATCTGCCGC
It includes:
- a CDS encoding FABP family protein — its product is MYELPVGLPSELVPLSWLIGVWEGSGILDYTVDGETVTREFGQRISFSHDGLPHLNYSSYTWLEPETPATDASAPDSDGATGEPVEAATPIPLVTETGYWRLSRPQQAGDAGPGLLPGVGPAPFQTAEAVETLRNTDGGFDIEVSLVHPGGTLELYLGQVKGPRIDLATDAIVQTSGAKPYAAATRLYGLVDSHLLWAWDIAALGQDLRTHASGRLSRASS
- a CDS encoding winged helix-turn-helix transcriptional regulator, producing MAQLLILTSAMNDEVLPALALLSHSTRLIPAQPDQLITAPDSDLILVDARSNLMAAKSLCQILRTTGSSVPLLLVITEGGLTAVSPDWGVDDVVLDTAGPAEVDARIRLAAGRTPHNEPSPTIRAAGVVIDEASYSAKVHGKPLDLTYKEFELLRFLAAHPSRVFTREQLLSEVWGYDYFGGTRTVDVHVRRLRAKLGDQESLIGTVRNVGYRFNVYEEDGERVAHSVGS
- the mshD gene encoding mycothiol synthase, which gives rise to MSLTLSAPDLSDTAFAARFHDVADASAHTDGYRPFNEQAMLDARSGRRSPQLLIEGEDAVGAAIFGRGEIDLVVHPRYRRRGHATAALRRLFEDEGGMSGDLTAWAHGDHPAARRLADRFGFSAERTLLQLERPLTDADAETTPELPSGLIIDTFRPAPAGDAAEWVRLNALVFATHPEQGAITEADLADRMDEPWFDAGDLLLARDTQAGEPGRIVGYNWLKIEPGATLGEIYVLGVHPDAAGAGLGRALMLAGLRRLRERGCTAVELYVEAESAGPVRLYRSLGFADRTVDVQYRRAPR
- a CDS encoding RNA degradosome polyphosphate kinase, with the protein product MDGDNIPGTSGLESELDDDFDPQIGKNDPALPSERYLDRELSWLAFNQRVLELAEDPALPVLERANFLAIFASNLDEFFMVRVAGLKRRILTGLAVPTNVGRAPQDVLSDISKAAHVLQNRHAHAFQELVRPALAEHGVDIVTWDSLNDEDRRSLRGYFSNQIFPVLMPLAVDPAHPFPYISGLSLNLAVRLHSSKTGKQEFARLKVPSMLPRFVRVDRTESVDKVRFITLEDLIANHLEDLFPGMDILEHHVFRVTRNEDVVIEEDDTENLIKALEKELLRRRFGPPIRLEVTEDMDEVTLGLLVRELDVTEQEVYRLPAPLDLGGLFDLRIDRPDLHYTKHVPTTAAQLLTGEPNETPDIFRAISRGDVLLHHPYESFATSVQAFLEQAAADPNVLAIKQTLYRTSGDSPIVEALIAAAESGKQVLALVEIKARFDEQANISWARKLEKAGVHVVYGLVGLKTHCKLALVVRYEKGVLRHYSHIGTGNYNPKTSRIYEDMGLLTADDQVGKDLTRLFNELSGYAIEKKFKRLLVAPLHLRKALLKRIADETANAAAGKPSGIRIKVNSMVDEDIIDALYRASQAGVPIDVWVRGICSLKPGVPGMSENIRVRSILGRYLEHSRIFCFHTLGEPQVFIGSADMMHRNLDRRVEALVRLVDPRHLTEVDALFTRAMDERTSSWWLDENGEWTRHHQDAEGKPLDDMQNRLMQQIGQRKRPVSRR
- a CDS encoding NUDIX hydrolase, which translates into the protein MSDAATAVYAAGAVCWRLIDGKMHVLLIHRTVHGDITIPKGKVDPGETLPVTAVREIEEETGLAIALGVPLGVSEYPMPNGKDKIVHYWAAEVLPEHILKSTFVPNGEVAALEWVTIKKARTYLSYAQDVEIIDAFARLVAQGITSTFAIIALRHAKATPPHDWPGPDATRPLSARGVTQAAAVAGTVSAWHPQRIFTSTATRCVTTVAPLSAATGVPFKRTDLISQDAWEDGTSDVRHSVGKRIRARKTAVLCSHGPVLPDILREIALATGSPVTQQVSNAAALAPSGFSVVHLSSDNPSAGILAIETHPPRL
- the pstS gene encoding phosphate ABC transporter substrate-binding protein PstS, which gives rise to MNLMRIGRPAVIAIAAALVLSSCASNETPASTGSDAPTESTLSGTINAAGASSQGSAQEAWISAFQTANPDVTINYDPSGSGAGRETFIAGGSDFAGSDSYLNDDELAGTFAACAPDTTAVDLPVYISPIAVIFNVEGVTDLNLDAATLAKIFKGDITTWNDPAIVALNADAKLPATAITAVHRSDDSGTTKNFSDYLNQNAADVWTEKPADPFPYQSGEGAQGTSGVVDAVTNGTGTIGYADASRAGDLGVAKIKVGEEFVGYTAEAAAAVVNDSPLVDGRADNDLAIKLNRTTTDATHYPLVLVSYAVVCTEYADAAQGALVKEYVGYMASEAGQEVAASSAGAAPLSSDLQSKVAAVLDTLK
- the pstC gene encoding phosphate ABC transporter permease subunit PstC, producing MTTAVDRIAIKAKERPGDRIFSTATVVAGSLILAVLAAVAAFLLIQSIPAFVAPADAFKGEFTNFWSYVLPLAFGTVWSAFLALLMAVPVAIAVALFISHFAPRKLAQGLGYLIDLLAAVPSVVFGLWGIGVLAPLVQPFYANLVDWFGWFPLFAGPVSGTGRTIFTVAIVLAVMVLPIITAICREIFLQTPVLYEEASLALGATRWEMITMAVLPFGRAGIISAAMLGLGRALGETMAVAMVLSPSPQVIFQLLTSQNSTTIAANIALNFPEAHGVGVNILLATGLMLFVITLVVNMIARVIINRRKAFSGAN